In Armatimonadota bacterium, a single genomic region encodes these proteins:
- a CDS encoding carbohydrate kinase family protein, which translates to MVIVYGTICVDRIRRITDMPKKGGYCPVFDQIELLGGEAANTACYLTMWRQEVALVGNTLGTGFEGEQLRMMLLEKGLDVHLLSRQGETPVCDVYVTDDGDRTMFGFGFHDEEFCTSKASIPVRKGAWFTADPNIADGSREAIAAAYASGMHLYLMDFFREDERIPEGSICQYGTDWVGERHNHDVNLKWVTDWTAKHRCTTILTDAGQGCYVCEPDEDPLHLPAYPVEITKDTTGAGDAFRAGTLYGLTHRWSLGHSLRFGAAAAALKVPHLGATEHIPTIHDVKDYIQQFPSVSKAYDF; encoded by the coding sequence TTGGTCATAGTCTACGGCACCATATGTGTTGATCGGATTCGGCGTATCACAGATATGCCGAAGAAGGGTGGCTATTGCCCCGTCTTCGACCAAATTGAACTTCTTGGTGGCGAGGCCGCCAATACGGCCTGCTACCTCACGATGTGGCGTCAGGAAGTCGCCCTGGTTGGGAACACCCTGGGAACCGGATTTGAAGGCGAACAGCTCCGCATGATGCTCCTCGAGAAGGGGCTCGATGTTCACCTTCTGTCGCGGCAAGGCGAGACTCCGGTATGCGATGTCTACGTCACCGATGACGGCGACCGGACCATGTTCGGTTTCGGTTTCCACGACGAAGAGTTCTGTACTAGCAAAGCCTCTATCCCGGTCAGGAAAGGTGCCTGGTTTACCGCTGACCCCAACATTGCCGACGGCAGCCGAGAAGCGATTGCGGCGGCGTACGCCTCGGGAATGCACCTGTACCTGATGGACTTCTTCCGTGAGGACGAGCGCATTCCGGAAGGCTCGATTTGCCAGTACGGCACCGACTGGGTGGGTGAGAGGCACAACCACGATGTGAATCTCAAGTGGGTGACAGACTGGACTGCCAAGCACCGGTGCACAACGATCCTAACAGATGCCGGTCAGGGCTGTTACGTGTGCGAGCCAGACGAAGACCCGCTGCACCTCCCCGCGTACCCGGTCGAGATCACCAAAGACACTACGGGGGCTGGTGACGCCTTCCGGGCTGGCACGCTCTATGGTCTCACCCACCGCTGGAGTTTGGGCCACTCGCTACGCTTCGGAGCCGCCGCCGCCGCGCTGAAAGTTCCGCACCTCGGAGCGACCGAGCACATCCCGACCATCCACGACGTGAAGGACTACATCCAACAATTCCCGTCCGTTAGCAAGGCTTACGACTTCTAA